Proteins encoded by one window of Roseibium sp. Sym1:
- a CDS encoding cyclodeaminase: protein MAHEIKLVTEAELRRTVHLDLEVIDCVEEAFAKLATGKVVMPPVLSMALPEANAEVDVKTAYVPGLEGFALKVSPGFFNNPSLGLPSLNGLMVLLSSTTGLVDAVFLDNGYLTDVRTAAAGAVSARHLARQDVDTIGILGTGVQAKLQLIAAAKVRPAARALIWGRDGDKAGLLAAEMKTTLGIDVAACPEPADLVAQSQLVITTTPARDPVLSADWLHPGLHITAMGSDQEDKNELDPKILAVADAIICDRISQCEKMGELRSALETGLLAGTGNVRELGDVISGASAGRQSDDDITVCDLTGTGVQDTAIATLALGKVRRANAGTTVLA, encoded by the coding sequence ATGGCGCATGAGATCAAGCTTGTGACCGAGGCGGAGCTGCGCCGGACGGTGCATCTCGATCTGGAGGTCATAGACTGTGTCGAGGAAGCCTTTGCAAAACTGGCCACCGGCAAGGTCGTTATGCCCCCGGTCCTGTCCATGGCGTTGCCGGAGGCCAACGCGGAAGTTGACGTCAAGACCGCCTATGTACCGGGCCTGGAAGGATTCGCACTGAAGGTGTCGCCCGGGTTCTTCAACAACCCTTCACTCGGCCTGCCGAGCCTCAACGGCCTGATGGTTCTGCTTTCGTCAACAACCGGCCTGGTCGATGCGGTCTTTCTTGACAACGGCTACCTGACGGACGTGCGAACGGCCGCCGCCGGAGCTGTTTCCGCCAGGCACCTTGCACGGCAGGACGTCGATACGATCGGTATCCTCGGCACCGGTGTCCAGGCGAAATTGCAGCTGATCGCGGCGGCAAAGGTGCGCCCCGCCGCAAGGGCCCTGATCTGGGGGCGCGACGGCGACAAGGCCGGTCTGTTGGCCGCGGAGATGAAAACGACTCTCGGGATCGACGTTGCCGCCTGCCCGGAACCGGCGGACCTGGTTGCGCAAAGCCAGCTCGTCATCACCACGACACCGGCAAGGGACCCGGTCCTGAGCGCCGACTGGCTGCATCCCGGTCTCCACATTACGGCCATGGGCTCGGACCAGGAAGACAAGAACGAACTGGATCCCAAGATCCTCGCTGTTGCGGATGCCATTATCTGTGACCGGATCAGCCAGTGCGAAAAGATGGGGGAATTGCGCAGTGCCCTGGAGACGGGCCTCCTCGCAGGCACCGGGAATGTCCGGGAACTCGGCGACGTGATTTCCGGCGCCTCGGCCGGGCGGCAGTCCGACGATGACATTACGGTCTGTGACCTGACCGGAACCGGGGTTCAGGATACGGCGATTGCCACCCTGGCGCTCGGCAAGGTCCGGCGGGCGAACGCCGGCACCACCGTTCTCGCCTGA
- a CDS encoding Lrp/AsnC family transcriptional regulator, producing MLKLDKRDLEILNVLAREGRISKADLAKRINLSPSPCWKRLERLEKAGVIQGYSADISLRNLAPHVTVFVTIELEHHRAEYFQKFERVIRDCDEVVSCWAIGGGLDYLLQIVARDIDTYQRFIDGLLDRELSVVRYFTYVVTKPVKQSAAPPLENLMAGFLGTEPDEDGMD from the coding sequence ATGCTGAAACTCGACAAGCGAGACCTGGAAATCCTGAATGTTCTGGCCCGGGAAGGACGAATCTCGAAAGCGGATCTCGCCAAACGTATCAACCTAAGCCCGAGCCCCTGCTGGAAGCGGTTGGAACGGCTGGAAAAGGCTGGTGTCATCCAGGGATATTCGGCCGACATTTCCCTCAGAAACCTGGCGCCCCATGTGACGGTCTTCGTCACAATCGAGCTTGAACATCACCGTGCCGAATATTTCCAGAAATTCGAGCGGGTGATCCGGGATTGCGACGAAGTCGTTTCCTGCTGGGCAATCGGTGGCGGGCTCGACTACCTGCTGCAGATCGTTGCCCGGGACATCGATACCTACCAGCGGTTCATTGACGGGCTGCTCGACCGGGAGCTCAGCGTGGTTCGTTACTTCACCTATGTGGTGACCAAGCCGGTGAAACAGAGCGCAGCCCCTCCCCTGGAAAACCTGATGGCCGGCTTCCTGGGAACGGAACCCGACGAAGACGGCATGGATTAG
- a CDS encoding NAD-dependent succinate-semialdehyde dehydrogenase, whose product MQNLSLAAAPLATDLFRQIENRHLVRSFGYVDGRWMDAEDGSVFSVTDPADGSWLGDVARLTGAQAHDAIGKADKAFRAWAGLLPQDRARYLHEWHALILENKEDLALIMTREQGKPISEARGEIDYAASFIEFYAEEAKRPNIESITSHLADAEMEVWREPLGVAALITPWNFPCAMITRKAAAALAAGCTVLVHPSEETPFSALALAELADRAGLPAGVFNVLPGKAPEIVAPWMEDPRVRAVSFTGSTEIGRLLYRQSADTVKRLVLELGGHAPFIVFADADLDHAVEQAIAAKFATSGQDCLAANRIMVERPIYDVFCSAFAQRTADLTVGAGLDDPDIGPLMHKRAVAKQEAQVKDALDLGAKLLTGGKRHAAGPLFYEPTVLADVPADAAIFREETFGPVAAIAPFDTEDEVIDRANDSEYGLIAYLHTQDPRRIYRASRALQYGMVAVNRTKVTGYPIPFGGVKQSGLGREGARFGLEAFTEIKFVCRDWR is encoded by the coding sequence ATGCAAAACCTGTCTCTCGCAGCTGCTCCGCTCGCCACCGACCTGTTCCGTCAGATCGAAAACCGGCACCTCGTGCGCAGTTTCGGTTACGTCGACGGACGCTGGATGGATGCCGAGGATGGTTCGGTCTTCTCGGTCACCGATCCCGCCGATGGCAGCTGGCTTGGCGACGTCGCCAGGCTGACGGGCGCGCAGGCGCATGACGCCATCGGCAAGGCGGACAAGGCGTTTCGCGCCTGGGCCGGCCTGTTGCCGCAGGACCGGGCACGCTATCTGCACGAATGGCACGCGCTGATCCTTGAGAACAAGGAAGACCTCGCGTTGATCATGACCCGGGAACAGGGCAAGCCGATTTCCGAAGCGCGCGGTGAAATCGACTACGCGGCTTCCTTCATCGAATTTTACGCCGAAGAAGCTAAACGGCCGAACATCGAAAGCATCACGTCACACCTGGCGGACGCGGAGATGGAAGTCTGGCGTGAACCTCTGGGCGTCGCTGCCCTGATCACACCGTGGAATTTTCCCTGCGCCATGATCACCCGCAAGGCAGCCGCGGCGCTGGCAGCCGGTTGCACCGTGCTTGTACATCCATCTGAAGAAACGCCGTTTTCCGCGCTGGCTCTGGCGGAACTTGCCGACCGGGCCGGATTGCCTGCGGGCGTTTTCAACGTTCTGCCCGGCAAGGCGCCCGAGATCGTCGCGCCGTGGATGGAAGACCCGCGGGTGCGCGCCGTCTCCTTCACCGGGTCGACCGAAATCGGCCGGTTGCTTTACCGGCAAAGCGCCGACACGGTCAAACGGCTTGTCCTCGAACTTGGCGGACATGCTCCCTTCATCGTCTTCGCGGACGCCGATCTGGATCATGCCGTCGAGCAGGCGATCGCGGCCAAGTTCGCGACGTCCGGCCAGGACTGTCTCGCGGCCAACCGGATCATGGTCGAAAGGCCGATCTATGACGTCTTCTGTTCAGCTTTTGCCCAAAGGACGGCGGATCTTACTGTCGGCGCCGGCCTGGACGACCCGGATATCGGACCCTTGATGCACAAGCGCGCGGTTGCCAAGCAGGAGGCGCAGGTCAAGGACGCCCTGGACCTCGGGGCAAAGCTTCTGACAGGCGGCAAGCGACACGCGGCCGGGCCGCTCTTCTACGAACCCACGGTTCTTGCCGACGTTCCCGCCGACGCCGCCATCTTTCGGGAGGAAACCTTTGGTCCGGTTGCTGCCATCGCTCCGTTCGACACGGAAGACGAAGTGATCGACCGGGCCAATGACAGTGAATACGGTCTCATAGCCTACCTGCACACCCAGGATCCGCGCCGCATCTACAGGGCAAGCCGGGCACTGCAATACGGCATGGTTGCCGTCAATCGCACCAAGGTGACCGGCTACCCGATCCCCTTTGGCGGCGTCAAACAATCGGGTCTCGGGCGCGAAGGCGCCAGATTTGGCCTTGAAGCTTTCACCGAAATCAAATTTGTCTGCAGGGACTGGCGCTGA